A region of the Culex quinquefasciatus strain JHB chromosome 1, VPISU_Cqui_1.0_pri_paternal, whole genome shotgun sequence genome:
AGGAAAATTCGGACTTGGGGAAGCGATTCAAAATTCCAGAGAAATACCCGGTCATAAAACTATTCAACAATCAGTCACTGGAGTCATACATCGATTATCCCGAAGACAATCCAGTCACGATTGCAGACCTGAGAAAGTTTGTTCGTGAGAATACGGATTTGTATATCGGGCTGGCCGGATGCGTGATGGAAGCCGACGAACTTGCTGCTAGATTCGCCGACCCTGCCAACAGCAAGCCACATTTGGAATCACTCATCGACGAGACACAAACACTTCATGATTCCATCCAGTCGGAAACGGATCGCATCTCGTTGCAGATTTATCTTACTCTCATGAAAAAGATGGCCAGCAGTTCGAATAAGCCGATTCACGAGTTTATCACAGCGGAAAAACAACGCGTGCAAGGTCTGCTCAAGGGTAAGATCAGCGACAAAAAAAAAGCCGATCTGTATCTTCGACTTAACATCATGGAATCATTCAAGCCACTTTCTAACACCGACAACGTGCGGAAAAATGATGAATTGTaaagtaattgtttttttttttgtctctagATCTCACCACTCTCGCACTTTGTGGTTTTGATTAGAGTGAACGCACAGCAAACCAATTTGccttaatgtaaacaaaaatattaaaagagaATCTCATTCACTTGGGCCTTTCTTTCGAgcgcaataaaaaataaaacagagaCAACACGAACAGTTTAAACTTACATTTGCCATTCCTTCCACTATTTTTTGTACTTGGCCTTCCGGTCGTACGACTTGAGCTCGCCCTGCTGGGCCGTGGCTTCGGAGAAAATGCGCTTGACTTTCTCGCGTCGTTCGCGATCGCCGGCCACCCGCTGGTGCAGCCGCATTTTGGCCAGAAATTCGTTGTCCTGACGAATCTCGCGGGCCGCCGCACGCGTTTCCTTCTTAACCTTTTGCTGCAGCTTGCGACGTTGTTCCCGCAATGGAAGCGTTTGATTCTTGGGACGCCGCCGGATGTCCTCGTAGGTGGCTTCGATTTTTGGCTCCAGCAGCCGAAGCGGTTTGGGTTTCTTCTCTGGCGCGACCAGATAGTGCAGCGGTTTGTCGTGAAGGGTTTGAAGCGCTTGTCTCGTGTCGGCGAGCGCTGTTTGGAGGACTTTCGGGTAAAGCTCTTCATCGATGCGCCGTAGATGTGGAAGAAAGTTGGCCACGATGTGATGGGCGCCGTCCAGTTTGCTCAACTTGCTGCAGACGGCTCGGATCATGCCTAGGGTCGTGTTTAGCACTCTCATCTTGAACGAATCGTCGATTGCGCCCGTGACGAAATCCTCCGCCCGAAGGCTTAACTTGGTTTCTTCAACATCCTCGACTGTTTCCTCCAAGACGAGTAGATTGCTCCAGGGCGCAAACGATTTGAACGGTGGCACTATTTTGACAACTTGAATCGCTTTTGTCTCCGCGCACATGTAGATTACTCCGTTCA
Encoded here:
- the LOC6041910 gene encoding protein windbeutel — protein: MVKFTVQLLHLSSLLLLAYYCAPTRAANGCVELDRLNFDRIVQRFRYTLVKFDVAFPFGAQHEAFTGFAQEAAESIGDLLFALVGIKDYGDKENSDLGKRFKIPEKYPVIKLFNNQSLESYIDYPEDNPVTIADLRKFVRENTDLYIGLAGCVMEADELAARFADPANSKPHLESLIDETQTLHDSIQSETDRISLQIYLTLMKKMASSSNKPIHEFITAEKQRVQGLLKGKISDKKKADLYLRLNIMESFKPLSNTDNVRKNDEL